The Bos mutus isolate GX-2022 chromosome 11, NWIPB_WYAK_1.1, whole genome shotgun sequence nucleotide sequence aactctcacatccatacatgaacacagaaaaaaccatagccttgactagacggacatttgttggcaaagtaatgtctctgcttttgaatatgctatctaggttggtcataactttccttccaaggagtaagcgtcttttaatttcatggctgcagtcaccatctgcagtgattttggagcccagaaaaataaagtctgacactgtttccactgtttccccatctacttcccatgaagtgatgggaccagatgccatgatcttcgttttctgaatgttgagctttaagccaactttttcactctcctctttcactttcatcaagaggctttttagttcttcttcactttctgccataagggtggtgtcatctgcatatctgaggttattgatatttctcccagcaatcttgattccagcttgtgcttcttccagccctgagtttttcatgatgtactctgcatagaagttaaataagcagggtgacaatatacagccttgacatactccttttcctatttagaagcagtctgttgttccatgtccagttctaattgttgcttcttgacctgcatataggtttctcaagaggcaggtcaggtggtctggtattcccatctctttcagaatttcccacagtttcttgtgatccacaaagtcaaaggctttggcatagtcaataaagcagaaacagatgtttttctggaactctcttccttttccaatgatccagcggatgttggcaatttgattactggttcctctgcctttcctaaaaccttctcgaacatctggaagttcacggttcgtgtaTCATGCCTCTAATCCTAGCCTAAAACAAACCTGGTTTCATCGTTAAAACAGAAGTATAAAATATCAGCATCATGTTTTCCTTTTGAGAGTGATGGTTGAATTGTGTTGTTATCTTCAGTCTTTTTTCAGGAAGATAAAACAACAGTGCAGCATATTCAGAACAATAACTCACATATGTAACTAATAAGGAGTTGGGGACTTTGAAGACCACAAGTTGCATGTGTGCTGTAGGCAATGCCACGAATAAATGTGCAATAGATATGACTAAAGTGAAAAGAATTCATCCAATAACATTGTGACCACTTAGAGGACAGTTGGGAAGATGCTAGAGACATGTGTGGTCAACATGCAACTTTTCAAGAGGGTATATCTGACAAGGTCAGTGGGTGAAATAAGAACATGTTTAGGTGATTCTCACTGGATGAGAAAGTTATTTCTTCtgaaaagaaatcccagagccaATTTCATGTCTCTGTTCCTTAGGctgtagatgaaggggttcagcatgggggtcACCAGTGTGTACATCAGTGAGGCAATCATGTCTTTGTCTTTGGACTTGCCTGATGAGGTGGAAAAGTACAGTGCCATAATGGTTCCATAGAATAGAGACACCACAGAGAGGTGGGAGCCACAGGTGGACAGGGCTTTGCAGATCCCCTTCGTAGAAGGGACCCTCAGGATGGAGGCCCCAATGAGACCATAAGAGACCAGGATGCCACTCAGTGGAAGAATGACAACTGCAGTCCCTGCAGTGAATATGACCAGCTCATTGACAGAGGTGTCTGAGCAGGAGAGCTTGAGCAGGGCAGCAAGGTCACAGAAGAAATGTGGGATGATGTTGTCTTCACAGAAGGACAGCTGCGCCAGGAGGATGGCTTGGGACAGGGCAATGACACAAGAGAGGAGCCATGATCCAGCCAGCAGAAACATACACAGCTCCTCCCTCATGATGGTGGTGTAGTGGAGAGGGTGACAGATGGCCACGTACCTGTCATAAGCCATCACTACAAGAAGGTTctcaatgcagccaaaaagtaggaaaaaatgcATCTGTGCTATGCACTCTGCATAGAGGATGGATTGGTCCTGGGTTTGCATGTTTATCAGCATCTTAGGGATGGTGACAGATGAGAAGGAGATGTCAGTGAAGGCCAAGTggctgaggaagaagtacatgggtgtGTGGAGGCGAGGGTCCAGCCTAATGAGCAGGAGGATGAGCAGGTTGCCCAGCACCATGGTCAGGTACACGCCCAGGAACAGGGCAAAGAACACACCCTGCTGCTTTGGCCGGATGGggagccccaggaggaggaacTCGGACACATGGCTCTGATTCTCAAGCCTCATGCTCTTCTTATCTCTGCTGGGAATGAATGAAAGTAGGAAATGTCAGGAACTTAGATATACTGAGCATAGCAATTACCATACATTACCAATTTCTCCTAGTGGCTGTGTCAATATACAGACAAATCTCACTGTATTTTGCTCACACATTGAGGCTCATCCAGTGTGGTGAGAACAATGAAAATGTGATCTATCTGAACACTGACACATTCACTTCGAGACATCAATCAAACATCAATAAAGCAAACATCAATCAAACTCTTCAATGGAAATCaggagagtttatttttttaacatagtgGAGACACAGTGAGAAACATTAGGAGAATAATAAATAAGACACAGTCTCTTCTATAACTTTATAGCTAGACTGCTGCTTATGTGTTTGTGTCTGTCTTGCACACAAATGCATaccacacagacatacatattATAGCAGTTCCTCAGAAACTTAAAACATAGAATATGATCCAGAAACTTCACTTCTAataatatatccaaaagaattgaaagcagaggcCAAAGAGATATTAGTACACATATGCATAAAACAGCATTATTCGCAGTAgctgaaagatggaaacaatctGTGTTCAttgacaaataaatggataaacaaaatgtggcctttacatacaatggaatattattcagccttaaaaaggaaagaaatcctaacacatgctacaacaaGACGTTGACGacgttatgctaagtaaaatcagccagtcacaaaagtgtaaatactatatgattctacttatatgagacCTTAGAATAGTCatattcatagagacaaaaagtagagtggtggttggtggttgccagggacttgTGTGGGAGAGAAAAGTGAGgaattattatacagtggaaacagagattcagtttagaaagttaaaaaaggtctagatttgcatttctctgataataagtgatgttgagcatcttttcatgtgtttgttagccttctgtatgtcttctttggagaaatgtctatttagttctttggcccatttattgattgggtcatttatttttctggaattgagctgtaggagttgcttgtatatttttgagattagttgtttgtcagttgcttcatttgctattattttctcccattctgaaggctgtctttccaccttgcttatagtttcctttgttgtgcagaagcttttaaggttaattaggtcccatttgtttatttttgcttttatttccaatattctgggaggtgggtcatagaggatcctgctgtgatgtatgtcggagagtgttttgcctatgctctcttctaggagttttatagtttctggtcttatgtttagatctttaatccattttgagttaacatcactcattatcagagaaatgcaaatgaggtactatttcacaccagtcagaatggctgcgatccaaaagtctacaagcaataaatgctggagagggtgtggagaaaagggaaccctcttacactgttggtgggaatgcaaactagtacagccactatggagaagagtctggagattcctttaaaaactggaaatagaactgccttatgatccagcaatcccactgctgggcatacacactgaggaaaccagaattgaaagagacacgtgtaccccaatgttcattgcatcactgtttataatagccaggacacggaagcaacctagatgtccatcaacagatgaatggataagaaagctgtggtacatatgcacagtggagtattactcagccattaaaaagaatacatttgaattggttctaatgaggtggatgaaactggagcctattatacagagtgaagtaagccagaaagaaagacaccaatacagtatacaaacgcatatatatggaatttagaaagatgctaacaataaccctgtatatgagacagcaaaagagacactgatgtatagaacagtcttttggactctgtgggaaagggagagggtgggatgatttgggagaatggcattgaaatatgtataatatcatatatggaatgagtcaccagtccaggttcgatgcacgatactggatgcttggggctggtgcactgggatgacccagagggatggtatggggagggaggagggaggagggttcaggatggggaacacatgtatacctgtggcggattcactttgatatttggcaaaaccaatacaatattgttaagtttaaaaataaaataaatttttttttaaaaaagttctagaggtggatggtggtgatgattgtacaacaaggtgaatgtacttaatgtcactgaactgtacacttaaaaaccaTTGAAATGGcaatttttatgttatatatatgtttaccacaataaaaaatgtctACGTTCAAAAATATGCCACAAGGGATAGTAAAGCATTGACTAAAGAGAAGCAGTCAAAGGAGTGTGAccccaaaactaaataaatcaattatttaGACAGGATGAATGACCAAGATCCCAGGTCAGGAACTAATGATAACAAAGATATGAGGAGGCCATCAAGAAAGAACCATGGTCTCTGAAGATGAACACATCCACAGCACTTGACTCACTGCAATTTTAATAAATTTGCCAATATATGCTAATAACTGCCATCataaatctacctgccaatgcaggagacagaggagatgccagttcaattcctgggtcaggaagatcccctggaggaggaaaaggcaacccactccagtattcttgcctggagaatcccatggacagaggagtctggggggctacagtccatggggtcacaaagagttggacatgactgagcaaatgagtgCACTCACACACAATTGCCTTCATATGTACCactgtctctctcttcccttccatcTCCAGTGTTTTTAAATGCTTGAGTGAGCTCTGCACATACAACCAAAGTGAGTGACATGAGAATTTGCTCAATGTGTGGCCAGAAAGCCATGACATTACAGATGTTGTAGGACCTAGAAGTTGTATCAGAATTCACAGTCATCGGGTTAACTAGACAAGATTCCAGAATTGACTCCACCATGTCCCCCAAAGTGGAAATATGGAAATAATTAAATGTCGATGAAGAAAACTTGGGGCCCTGGAGAAGTTTGATATCTTTAAGCCACCAGGACGAACTGCCACAAACTTAGCATAAAGAGGACTTTATTTAGAGCTGCCTGTTTACATCCTGAAGCAAGAGAAGAGTCAGGCTGCAAGACTATCTTCCCAGGTCAAATGCAAACACGTTTCTAAGTCACTCACTTAGCCCACTCTGCTCTACACCCATTCAAGGAGAGAATTAGATTGTGAGGGTGCTgtacacaaaaacagacacacagagtaacaaagtgctttttttttttttaccatctctgACTTATCTTAGACAAAAGTGTAGAGCTTTTTATGGATTCAGACCAACTTACACacaactttaaaatgaaatactttgTCATTACACAACTTGaaaatcatgaaaacaaaaccgttctacactgttggtgtggATGTAAGTGGTAtggctgctatggaaaacagtatggagtgtccccaaaaacattaaaaacagaactaccatatgatccagctatcccACCTCTGAGTATATAtaagaaagaatagaaatcagTGTCTCAAAGATATTTCTACATTCCTATGTGTATTGCAGTACTATTCACGACAGTTAAGttatggaaacaacctgaatgtccattgacaggtgaatggataaagaaaatatggcatAGACATACCATGTAATATTATTTTGcccttaaaaaaggaaattctgagatTTTTTACAATGGGGATGAACCTgtaaaacatgctaagtgaaataagccagtcttACAAGGAAAAGTACTGCATGATTTCAGTTTAAGAAATTCATTGAAGCAGAGAATaaatggagattatcaagcgCTGGAGAGGAAAGGAGCGGAAAATGTAGTGTTGTTATTCAATTGATATCAAGTCTCGTTTATGCAAAATGAATTAGTTCTAGAGTCCTGCTATACAGCACATTGCTAGAGTCAAAAATTCTGTATTGTGCACTTAAAAACTCATTAAAGAGTTTTCATTACCACTTTGTGGCTACAAAGTGGTAATGAAAACTGTGTTAAGTTTTCTACCACAAAAAAGGGACATGAGGAAATTTTTAGAGGAGATAGACATGTCAATtacttgattgtggtgatgacttcacatatgtgtgtgtatatgtccaaACTCCTCAGATTGTATACATTCAATACGTACAGTATTGTATAACCATCACAccaaaaaatctgttttaaacaAACATGCTAAGACTACATCCAGGCAGCTCACAaatcaaacacacacatagagaaaCTCCACTACACACACTGAATCACATATAGTCAAACCCAACACacaaataggagaaggcaatggcaatccactccagtgttcttgcctggagaatcccagggacgggggagcctggaaggctgccgtctatggggtctcacagagtcagacacgactggagcgacttagcagcagcagcaacacacagATAActtacacacacccacacaagcACATACCCATGCAGTGCAAGAGAATCCCAGCCCTTCATGGTCTGTTATCAGCCCGTTATAGGACtttctgttgtgtatatgtaccacagctttcttatccattcatctgctgatggacatctaggttgcttccatgtcctggctattataaacagtgctgcgatgaacattggggtacacatgtctctttcccttctggtttcctcagtgtgtatgcccagcagtgggattgctggatcatgaggcagttctatttccagttttttaaggaatctccacactgttccccatagtggctgtactagtttgcattcccaccaacagtgtaagagggttcccttttctccacaccctctccagcatttattgcttgtagacttttggatcgcagccattctgactggcgtgaaatggtacttcatagtggttttgatttgcatttctctgataatgagtgttgttgagcatcttttcatgtgtttgttggccatctgtatgtcttctttggagaaatgtctatttagttctttggcccattttttgattgggtcatttatttttctggaattgagctgtaggagttgcttgtatatttttgagattagttgtttgtcagttgcttcatttgctattattttttcccattctgaaggctgccttttcaccttgctaatagtttcctttgatgtgcagaagcttttaaggttaattaggtcccatttgtttatttttgcttttatttccaatattctgggaggtggatcatagaggatcctgctgtgatgtatgtcagagggtgttttgcctatattctcctctaggagttttatagtttctggtcttacgtttagatctttaatccattttgagtttatttttgtgtatggtgttagatgGTGGAAATATTAAAACATCTGCTTTGTCCAATACAGTAGCACTAACCTCATGTGACTACCAAAGACTTGAAATAAGGCTAGTACAAGTAAAGAaccaagtttttaattttaggtaattttaatttattttaattttatagccaTCCGTGGCTGGTAGCACCATTTAGTCAGTGTGTGAACCAGTGAACACATGGTTGTACCAGCAATGTAAACATaccttgtctctctctttctcctagtCTTCACATCAATGCACATATCTAGGGAAAGAGATGCTTCCCCACTTTGCTCAGACTGATGTTGATGCTTGCTGGTTCAGGCTGCTACCTAAATACCCATCTCTTGTACCTCCATGACCTAAGGATCTTTAGCACCTTCCATGCCTGACTATAAGAACTAGAACAATGAGCAGGAAGATTCATTTTTATCAATAAGAGTAAGGCCCCAGGGACTCAGCCCCAAGCTTCTTGTTAGAAAAGAATCCAACTGAGCTAATTGGCaaatttcttgcctttttcttaAGATGGATCCTTGCAGAGACCAAAGGGTTGAGCCACAGGAGTCCTGGGAGAAGGTGTCCCTAATGTCACTGACATGTTAGCGACCTCTCTGCCTGCTCATGAGGATAAGGAGAGGAGAATGCCCTTGACCTTTGAAGAACTCAGCAATGGACTCTGCCTCCCCATATATCACAGTAAGGTCCAGAGAGAGCAGTATTAGCCCTTGAGATCCCCACACCACTGATTGTGTGGAATGGGAACTGATAAATTTCAGTCTGTTTAGACATATTAAAGCCCACAAGCTCAAGTTGatttatgtccagttctagcttGACACCATAGACTTCTTTCCAGCCTCTCCTTTTCCATATACATGGCATCTTTCCCCAACTGATGAATTACTTCCTTTtccagaatcagttcagttcagttcagtcgctcagtcatgtccaactctttgcgaccccatgaatcgccgcacgccaggcctccctgtccatcaccaactcctggagttcactcagactcaataggtttatttatttgctaaatctttgAATACAGGTAATGTCACTTGCACTTAAACCACTGTTAATGACAGACTAACTTCAGCTCAAACCTTGCTTAATTTTTTCTTCACTGTGAGAGTAGTTTATAGACAAAATTCTGtgtttaattattatttgattattttatccCCCCCCCTTAGTCCGATTATggtattaatttgaaaaatagttAGGCgcattttttgttttctactttgctttattCTCCATcatcttctatttatttatagtaGGTAAATGGTAACATCATCAAACTACACAAATAAATATACTATCACTCCATCTTTTCCTATCCCATACCCACCCAACTCTTGTAGGTAAACAATTTCATTAGCTTCTGACTTATTCTTTGTGTGCTTTTTCTTGCTTAGTGGGAAGTTACATGTATATGTTATTTTCCCTTTACTTTTACACAAGAAGTAGCATGCTATAGATGCTGTCTTATGTATTTCTTTTGTCATTAAATAATATAGCTTGGAAATCCTTCTACACTGATTCCTAGatatctttatcattttttcaTAGCTTTGAAGGGCTCAATTGCATGATGTTCCACAAAGTTTCCTTTTGAAGCCCTAGAATAAGACAGCAGTGATAAATATACCAAATGCCATCTAACTGTATACctcaaatgattaaaatggtaaatttcggGTTTTATGCATTATACtacaataaaagatttttttaaagaaaaagcaagacacaGTCTCTACATAAAGTACAGAaaagaattataaattaataatgatATATGATTAATAGGTTAGCAGAGGGgaaatggaataataaaatatatatttaattaatcaaAAGGGAGTAGGAAAGACAATAAATATGAAATCAGATATCTCAACTAGAAGACATGTAGAAATGCAGGGATTTCCTTGGTCTGTTGGTTAGGATTCTATGCCACCAATGTGGGGAGCATAGATTCGatgatctctggttagggaactagaatcctgcatgccacacagtgcagccaaaaacaaacaaacaaacaaaca carries:
- the LOC102268173 gene encoding olfactory receptor 1J4, which gives rise to MRLENQSHVSEFLLLGLPIRPKQQGVFFALFLGVYLTMVLGNLLILLLIRLDPRLHTPMYFFLSHLAFTDISFSSVTIPKMLINMQTQDQSILYAECIAQMHFFLLFGCIENLLVVMAYDRYVAICHPLHYTTIMREELCMFLLAGSWLLSCVIALSQAILLAQLSFCEDNIIPHFFCDLAALLKLSCSDTSVNELVIFTAGTAVVILPLSGILVSYGLIGASILRVPSTKGICKALSTCGSHLSVVSLFYGTIMALYFSTSSGKSKDKDMIASLMYTLVTPMLNPFIYSLRNRDMKLALGFLFRRNNFLIQ